The Algoriphagus sanaruensis genome window below encodes:
- a CDS encoding aldo/keto reductase → MDQIKIQNSLELSRIGLGCMSLPKEEKSALSILHAAIEAGMTYWDTADLYQMGWNEGLVGKILPSLRNKVTIATKGGNEWQSDEKSWSWNPRKDYLLKAVEESLRRLNIEVIDLYQLHGGTIEDPWDEVFETMEILKSQGKIKHFGISSIRPNVIRKVVTDYPPATLMLQYSPLDRRAEEFVFPFLKEHSTRVVVRGALAKGILLNKPADAYLGYSQLEVQGVKNWIQNLGFDPLAVLLRFGLEQSAVASLVIGASAVNQIEELARAYDLQKQVPSEVIDLLKSKYSANLYQEHC, encoded by the coding sequence ATGGATCAAATCAAAATTCAAAACTCATTGGAGCTCAGTCGGATAGGTTTGGGGTGTATGTCTTTGCCAAAAGAAGAGAAGTCTGCCTTGTCCATTTTACATGCTGCAATAGAAGCAGGGATGACCTATTGGGACACTGCCGATCTCTATCAAATGGGTTGGAATGAGGGGCTTGTTGGAAAAATTTTACCAAGCCTCAGAAATAAAGTCACGATTGCAACCAAAGGTGGAAATGAGTGGCAATCCGACGAAAAATCTTGGTCTTGGAATCCTCGCAAGGACTATTTGCTGAAAGCCGTGGAGGAAAGTTTGAGGAGGTTGAATATCGAGGTGATTGACCTCTATCAGCTGCATGGAGGGACTATTGAAGACCCTTGGGATGAAGTTTTTGAAACGATGGAAATTTTAAAATCACAGGGAAAAATTAAGCATTTTGGAATTTCTTCGATTCGTCCCAACGTAATCCGCAAGGTGGTGACCGACTATCCTCCGGCAACATTGATGCTTCAATATTCGCCATTGGATCGCCGAGCTGAGGAATTTGTCTTTCCATTTTTGAAAGAACATTCTACTCGAGTCGTGGTTCGTGGGGCATTGGCAAAGGGTATACTTTTAAATAAGCCTGCTGATGCTTATTTGGGTTATTCTCAGCTTGAAGTTCAAGGAGTAAAAAATTGGATTCAAAACTTGGGTTTCGATCCCTTGGCAGTTTTACTAAGATTCGGTTTGGAACAAAGCGCGGTTGCCAGTCTAGTCATTGGAGCAAGTGCTGTAAATCAAATTGAAGAATTGGCCAGAGCATACGATCTCCAAAAGCAGGTGCCATCAGAGGTGATCGACCTTCTGAAATCAAAATATTCCGCTAATCTGTATCAAGAACACTGCTAA
- the pfkA gene encoding 6-phosphofructokinase: MKKIAVFTSGGDSPGMNACIRAAVRTGIYKGLDVFGIYRGYEGMIEGDIKRLHSHSVSNIIQRGGTVLKSARSMEFKTPEGRKKAFENLSAHGIEGLVAIGGDGTFTGAKVFYEEFGIPTVGCPGTIDNDIYGTDYTIGFDTAVNTALEAIDKIRDTAAAHDRIFFIEVMGRDAGFIAVESGIGGGAEFVMVPETQTDLDAVVKSLKKLRKTKTSSIIVVAEGDDLGSADVIMKLVKEKIQDPSKEFKVTTLGHIQRGGNPTARDRVLGSRCGMAAVEGLLSGKTNCMAGIMNEQVVYTPFADCIGLPKPLNPDHLALIDILSI, encoded by the coding sequence ATGAAAAAAATTGCTGTTTTCACTTCGGGTGGAGACTCTCCAGGAATGAACGCTTGCATTCGGGCTGCAGTCCGAACTGGAATATATAAGGGACTTGACGTTTTTGGAATTTACAGAGGCTATGAAGGAATGATCGAAGGAGACATCAAGCGCCTTCATTCTCATTCTGTGAGTAATATTATTCAGCGAGGCGGAACCGTGTTGAAGTCCGCACGATCTATGGAGTTTAAAACTCCAGAAGGAAGAAAAAAGGCATTCGAAAATCTCAGCGCACATGGAATCGAGGGCCTCGTAGCTATCGGTGGTGACGGCACCTTTACCGGAGCCAAGGTTTTTTATGAGGAATTTGGAATACCTACAGTAGGCTGCCCTGGCACCATTGATAATGATATCTACGGAACAGATTATACCATTGGCTTTGATACGGCGGTAAATACCGCATTGGAAGCTATTGACAAAATCAGAGATACAGCCGCCGCACACGATCGGATTTTCTTTATTGAAGTAATGGGAAGAGATGCAGGATTTATTGCAGTCGAATCAGGTATCGGTGGAGGTGCAGAATTTGTGATGGTTCCAGAAACGCAAACCGATTTGGATGCCGTAGTCAAATCCCTCAAAAAACTCCGAAAAACGAAAACCTCCAGTATTATCGTAGTGGCTGAAGGGGATGATTTGGGAAGTGCCGATGTAATCATGAAATTGGTCAAGGAGAAAATCCAAGATCCAAGCAAGGAATTTAAAGTAACTACCTTAGGTCATATTCAGCGTGGCGGAAATCCTACTGCTCGAGACCGTGTTTTGGGAAGCCGATGTGGAATGGCTGCTGTAGAAGGATTACTTTCCGGCAAAACCAACTGCATGGCGGGAATCATGAATGAGCAGGTAGTCTACACTCCTTTTGCTGACTGCATTGGTCTACCGAAACCACTAAATCCTGACCATTTAGCGTTAATCGATATTTTAAGTATTTGA
- the miaA gene encoding tRNA (adenosine(37)-N6)-dimethylallyltransferase MiaA gives MRNQKYLLVIVGPTAVGKTELCLKLAKKFNSEIISCDSRQFYREMNLGTAKPSHEELDQVPHHLIDSHSIFEEYDVKQYESDVLAILDKLYQKSNMVLLTGGSGMYADIITQGMDSIPDISPEIREEVIRLYQQNGLEWLQNQVSIHDPIYFDQVDRQNPQRLMRALEVCLGTQQPYSNFRQKKKVERPFVSIKIGLDRDREELYQRIDDRMDQMIEKGLFEEAESLFPYRNLNALQTVGYTEIFDFMEGVYDRVEAIRLLKRNSRRYAKRQMTWFRKDPEIQWFHPDQFNQIIDFISAQIALNPPNAATQL, from the coding sequence TTGAGGAATCAGAAGTACTTGCTGGTAATAGTCGGTCCAACTGCAGTTGGTAAAACCGAATTGTGCTTAAAACTAGCTAAAAAATTCAATTCAGAAATTATCTCCTGCGATAGTAGACAGTTTTACAGAGAGATGAATTTGGGGACGGCTAAACCAAGCCACGAAGAGCTCGATCAAGTGCCTCATCATTTGATTGATTCCCATTCTATTTTTGAGGAGTATGATGTCAAGCAGTATGAATCGGATGTCTTAGCCATTCTGGATAAGCTATATCAAAAGTCAAACATGGTGCTATTGACTGGAGGATCGGGAATGTATGCGGATATTATTACCCAAGGCATGGATTCCATACCAGATATTTCCCCGGAAATCCGGGAAGAAGTAATTCGTCTATATCAACAAAATGGCTTAGAATGGCTTCAAAATCAGGTTTCGATTCATGATCCGATCTATTTTGACCAGGTAGATCGACAAAATCCCCAACGTCTCATGCGTGCACTAGAAGTCTGCTTAGGTACTCAGCAGCCCTACAGTAATTTTCGCCAAAAAAAGAAAGTTGAAAGACCGTTTGTTTCGATCAAAATTGGACTGGATCGAGATCGGGAAGAACTCTATCAGCGAATTGATGATCGAATGGATCAAATGATCGAAAAGGGATTATTTGAGGAAGCAGAATCGCTTTTTCCATACCGAAATCTGAACGCTTTGCAGACAGTTGGGTATACCGAGATTTTTGATTTTATGGAGGGAGTGTATGATCGGGTAGAGGCTATCCGACTATTGAAACGCAACTCAAGACGCTACGCAAAAAGACAAATGACCTGGTTTAGAAAAGATCCTGAAATCCAATGGTTTCACCCGGATCAATTCAACCAGATCATTGATTTTATTTCAGCTCAAATAGCCTTGAATCCACCAAATGCGGCCACCCAGTTGTAA
- a CDS encoding response regulator, whose amino-acid sequence MESKRILIVDDNDLNRKLFENLLSQFYHIDTAKNGLEALGKLEEDFFDLVLMDIQMPTLDGISAMKRIRNGEKSETKILAITAFADESERENFLTMGFDEFLTKPIRPREFLQTIKGVISSTPFTLEKEKDSPENQIEILNRKTIFQLMKYNSREAMEAVFQDFIADCDSVIATGKNLDNLEKLDDFALEIHSLKGNSGTLGAEKIYEVAKESEGFARKNMKIELQESLKSLEFSIIEFKKHLLEFNFEQ is encoded by the coding sequence ATGGAAAGCAAAAGAATCCTGATCGTAGACGACAATGATCTTAACAGGAAGCTTTTCGAGAATTTGTTGAGCCAATTTTACCACATTGATACCGCTAAAAACGGGCTAGAAGCATTGGGAAAATTGGAGGAAGATTTCTTTGACTTGGTATTGATGGATATTCAGATGCCTACTTTGGACGGCATATCTGCTATGAAGCGAATCCGGAACGGTGAAAAATCGGAAACTAAAATCCTTGCCATTACGGCTTTTGCAGACGAATCCGAGCGCGAAAACTTCCTAACCATGGGCTTTGATGAATTCCTCACCAAGCCCATCCGTCCGAGAGAGTTTCTACAGACTATCAAAGGAGTAATCAGCTCCACTCCTTTTACTCTTGAAAAGGAAAAAGATTCTCCTGAAAATCAAATTGAAATATTGAACCGAAAAACAATTTTTCAATTGATGAAATATAATTCCCGAGAGGCAATGGAGGCGGTTTTTCAAGACTTCATTGCGGATTGTGATTCAGTCATCGCTACTGGAAAAAATTTGGATAACTTGGAAAAATTAGACGATTTCGCTTTGGAAATCCATAGTTTGAAAGGAAATTCAGGTACTTTAGGTGCCGAGAAAATTTACGAGGTAGCCAAGGAGTCGGAAGGCTTCGCGAGGAAGAATATGAAGATCGAACTTCAGGAAAGTTTAAAATCTTTAGAATTTTCAATTATTGAGTTTAAAAAACATCTTTTAGAATTTAATTTCGAACAATGA
- a CDS encoding response regulator, which yields MNSVKRILVGEDSSIIINLTKNVLAFEKYEMKAAKNGKQVLELLEKEHFDLILMDIGMPVMDGLECTRLIRNHADSAKSKLPIIAISGNANNYTPEEFRKFGFDDFIQKPLDYDKLLATVKKHLS from the coding sequence ATGAATAGTGTTAAAAGAATTTTGGTGGGCGAGGACAGCTCAATTATTATCAATCTTACCAAGAACGTCCTAGCCTTTGAAAAGTATGAGATGAAAGCGGCCAAAAATGGGAAGCAAGTGCTCGAGCTTTTGGAAAAAGAACATTTTGATTTGATCCTTATGGATATTGGGATGCCAGTGATGGATGGATTAGAATGTACTCGTTTGATTAGAAATCATGCGGATTCAGCAAAAAGCAAACTTCCGATTATTGCTATTTCGGGAAACGCCAATAACTACACGCCAGAAGAGTTTAGAAAATTTGGTTTCGATGACTTTATCCAAAAGCCATTGGATTATGACAAACTTTTAGCTACTGTCAAAAAACACCTTAGCTGA